The Chitinophaga parva genomic sequence TAGCCCATTTCGTCGTAGGAGACCACGAATACAAAGCTGCTGTCGGTGAAAGGATCGGCATTTTCGGGAAAGATCATGCCCAGGGTTTTGTTGGCCACTTCCGGGGGATTGCCCCACAGTTTGGTGAGCACGTCGATGCTTTGTTCTTTGTTGAGGAATTTGAAACCGGGGGGCACGTGGATCTCCGCCTTGCCATTGCTGAGTTTTATGGTGCCGGTTTCATAGTGTTCCGAATTTCTGATGGAGTCGATGATGTGGCCCTGAGCGACGGCTTCTTCCACGAGGGAATCGGTGTCATTGCCCTGGGGCTGCGTAAAGGCATAGGGAGGCCACAGTGAGGGCTACAGTTGCGCAAAAAAATCTGAACATATAGATAAGGGTGGTTTGGGTACACGGGTTGCGGCCGCCAGGATAGCAAAATAATTTCGGGACTTTATAATTTCCCGGGTAAGGTTTTTAGAGGGGAATTTGAAAATAAATTTGCTTTTTTTCTGGATTTATTTACTTTTGCAGCCCGCAGTTACCGAAAGGGTGGCTGTATTGCCCAGATGGCGGAATTGGTAGACGCGCTAGACTCAAAATCTTGTTTCGGCAACGGAGTGCAGGTTCGATTCCTGTTCTGGGCACAATTCACTGAAAACCAATCTCTTACAATCTAAAGAGATACTGAAAATCAACTTATTAGGGTTGGCGATTCATTTCGCTGACCCTTTTTTCGTTTGTAGGCCCCCATAACCCCAGTAACCTCTCCAGTAACCTCTGTTGAATTTCCAGTCACCATCTAACTAATTTAAAATGAACATATTAAGTGTTGATTATTCTTTTTGGCTTTATAAGTCAAAAGTAAATAAGCGCGGTGAAGTACCTGTTTATATGCGTATAGCCGTTGGGGATAGTAAAAAAGAAATAGCAACTGGCATCTACATTAAAGAAAGAGATTGGAATGCATCTCGGCGTGTAATTCGGCGGTCTTCGGCGGATTATGAGATTGAAAACTTGAAGCTTGAAATTCTGGTGAAGCGCTTTAAAGAAGTTGTAAAAATGCTCGTTGAGAATGAACATGACTTCACTGCTGATTTGATTAAACAAAGGATGCTTAATGAAAACAAACAGGTTAAAGGTTTGTTGCCATATTTTGAAGGTTATCTTGAGAAAATGAAAAGTCTTGTAGGTATTGAATTTGCCGTTCATGTTTGTCATCATCTGTTGAGAAGATGAATTTTTCAATTTTTGAAAATTTCAAAAAATTCTCTTCAATGGCTGGATGCTGAACCAATGCAATTGCACTCACAAAGGAATCTTCAGTTGGATCAATTGTTATTTCATAGGTTGGTATTTTCATTTACTTTTTTAAGTATCTTGTATAAAATTTTAAATATGACCCCAAAGCAAAACGTTGCCGAAAATGGCTTATATCAAATAATTGAAGGGATGTCCTCCGAGCAAAGGGCTGAATACGATAAAATTGAATTGCCATACGAATTTCGCGCTAATAGGTTACAGATTTCAGCACAGTTCACCAACTTACTAAATGCAGAACAATCCATGCGTTTAGTGCAAATTGTATCTATATTTCAAACTGATAAAAGTTACTTCCATCTGGGCGATTATGAAACGGAGAAGGCGTTTGAAGCCGAGTTTCAGAAGGTGCTTAGTTCACTACCTGCTGATAGAGTTGAGAAGGCGAGGGCGCTCAATCGGCCATTCTATAGATGGACCTTCAATGGTCCGTTTTACGATAGTGAGTTTCTCAGAGATATATTTCCGAGTGAGATGTACTATCATCTTGAAAGGTATTTGGATAGATTTAGAAAGAGCTAAAACGTACTTATCTTATTTTGATAATCAATCCTGTCATTTGTTTCCTTCAAATCCTTCTGCGTTACATAAGCCTTGATCTGCATATCTTTTAAATTCGTCACATTTACATTTGCAGTTGTAGTTTGATTTAATGATGCTGCTGAAATGCTAGGTGCTGAAATGCTTGATATGCTTGTAGCGGATAGGGAAGGGGCGGAGACTGAATCACTGGTACCTGGTACTTTGACTGAGAGTATTTTTTTAACATTTGAAATCCCTGCTGCCACTGCTGCCGCCGCACTGGCAATACCTAATACAATTCCATATGGCCCACCAACTTCAAGGCCATCTAAATAGGCTTTGGTGCCAGCCTCATAAGTACTGATAGTTGCACTGGCTACGCTCAATGCCTTGCCTGTTGCAGTTTGCTTGCCTGCTAGGTCGCTAAATGCATTTAAATCATTTGCAGCCAAATCAAGTTCTTTTCTTTTGTGGTCTGCTTCTGCTGTGGCTAGTTCCTTTCTTGCTTCTGTTTGTTGATTAGTTATTTCTGTAAGCTTTGCTTCATGATTGGCAGTTAGTAACTCAATTTGCTCCTGGTTGCCTTGTTGAAGATTCAATTCCTCTTGATAACTTGCGTTTTCTGCTTGAACTTGCGCATCTAAAACAGCCTTCTTCTTATCAAAAGCAGTTTGCGGATCGTCCTTTTTATCTGCTGTGTTTTCGGTTGTCGTCTTGATTACATTGACATTTGCGTTAACAGTGGCAGTGTGTAATGTTTCTTCTGTGTCAGTACTGTTTAACTGATCCAGTCTTAATTGCTCAATTGCTTCTTTTTCTTTTTCAGTGGCATTCTTTAACATGTCATCAAATGACTTGTTTATTTCATCACGTTTCTGCTGGGAAACGTTTGTAGTCTTATCTTTTGCTTTCTGGATGAAATCATTTATTTGATCGTCATATTTTTTGTTTATTTCGGCTTCCTGGTACTTATATGCTTCCGTTAGCCTTGTTGTATCTTGCCCATTTTTATTGAATAAGTCCAATCTTTTTTGATAATCAAATTCCAATTCTTTCAAGTCCTGATCTCTTTGAGAAGCACTGTTTGAAAAGATTGCCTTATCAGCGTCAGCTAGGTCTTTTGCAATTTCATCCATAGCAGCTTTCCTTTCTTGGGCTGCTTTTTCCCTAGCTGCTTTTGCTGCTTCATCAGCCTTCTTTCTTGCTTCTTCTGCTTTTTTATCGGCTTCATCCTGGGCTTTTATTCTTTCTTGGTTCTGGCGGGTTTGGATGTCTTGCGTTGCCTTTAACCTTTCTTCTTCATTATCTTGGGTGGCAATAAGGCGTTGTTTATCTAGTTCTTTTTGAATAGTTATGTATTCCTGGCTGCCTTCTTTGTATTGTTTTAAACCATATTCAAGGCCTTTCACTCTTTCAGCAGTCAGATCAATTTCTGCTTGTTTTGCTTGTTTTGCTCTTGCATCTAAATATCCTTGTTGGGCGTTTCCAATTAGATTGAATCCATTCACAAAATCATCTTGCGCTTTTTTAAAGTCACCATGTATTAGATCAATTGCACTTTTTAATGGGGCAATCGTATATTGAATGACTGCATTCCCAACGCCAATGACTACTGCTTTTATCTTATTAAAAGTGTCGCCAGCGTTATTTAAACCGGGTATGAGTTTTAAGACAGTTTCTTTTAATTCGTCGAAATTTGATACTAAATAGGCTACGGCTGCAACAATTAAACCAATGCCAATTGACTTCAAAGCAACTCCTGCAGCTTGTTCTGCCACTGTTAAACCTTCTGTAGCAGTTGTAGTTAGACCAAGAACAGCGATAAGGTTTTTGTAAGAGTTTTTAATATCATCCAAACTATTTAAGGCACCAGAGAAGGCCATGAGACCTTGCAAACGCGCAATTGACTCTTCTGCTGTTTTACTATCCACTCCTAATGCCGTAAATGCCCCAGCAACACCTTGTATTGCGCCAGTTGCGCCTTTTGCTAGACTGCCAAGTGCTTGTAGCTTATTATCTGGATTGAAGGCTTCTATGCTTTGGTTGTATTCATCCTGCTGGTCTTTCAACTCAGCTACTCTTTTAGCCGCTTCCTTATAGCCGTCACTATTTTGTCCTTGTGTTTTAAGCAATTGCTGGGCTTCATTATTGGCTTCGCGTATTGCTTGGCGAAAATTTTTGAAACTAGTAGCCCCTGCATCGCCTGGTTTGGTGTTGTTGACCTTATCAAGGGAGTCTTTCAAAGAATCTGCCGATTGTTTTACATCATCAATGTTCTGCTGGGAATTGCCTGTATCAACCGATAAAATTATTTTTTGTTGAGAGTTATCTGCCATTAATTCTTTAAATATTGACAGACCTATAACACAATCTTTTGTAGCTTAACTGTTGATGTGTTTTTGTTGCTGGAGTAGTTGATTGAAAGTATTTTGAAGTAACCATAACCATTAGGCAAATTCAAAAATACAGGAATCCTTAGATCGATTTGATTTATATCTGTTTCAGTTAAATGGATATCAATATCTATTATTATCAGATTAGCATCAATTAGCTCCGCAATCTGATTTTGATAGTATTGA encodes the following:
- a CDS encoding Arm DNA-binding domain-containing protein; its protein translation is MNILSVDYSFWLYKSKVNKRGEVPVYMRIAVGDSKKEIATGIYIKERDWNASRRVIRRSSADYEIENLKLEILVKRFKEVVKMLVENEHDFTADLIKQRMLNENKQVKGLLPYFEGYLEKMKSLVGIEFAVHVCHHLLRR